The following coding sequences are from one Thermostaphylospora chromogena window:
- a CDS encoding extracellular solute-binding protein — translation MRRAFSAATIVAALALAVSACGGGGGEAAAPAQDVADPTKIAGEITWWDTTRPDSEGPTFQALIKEFQAQYPNIKVNYVNVPFEQAQNQFQTAAQAGTGAPDVIRAEVAWTPQFASLGYLQPLDGTRALAGDEDDFLPGPRSSTQYNGKTWAVPQVTDSLALLYNKRLLAEAGYEKPPATMEELKQTALDVKEKTGVDGLALNVDAYFLLPFIYGEGGDLLDVQNKKIVVNSPANVKAIGIVDDLMKSGAAAKPAIQDSYVNAMTAFKEGKAAMIFNGPWALSELYQGAEFQDKENLGIAPVPKGSVQAGAPTGGHNLAIYAGSQNLDAAYEFVRFMTSADAMAKMSAELGLLPPRASVFDRPEVKENKDVAAFKPIMETAVPRPWIPEGGQLFQPLLEGYQALVGGKTTPEEMLRTVDEKYRGIFKEWS, via the coding sequence ATGCGGCGAGCCTTCTCGGCCGCGACCATCGTCGCGGCTCTCGCGCTGGCGGTCTCCGCCTGCGGCGGTGGCGGCGGTGAGGCGGCGGCCCCCGCGCAGGACGTCGCGGATCCCACGAAGATCGCCGGAGAGATCACCTGGTGGGACACCACCCGCCCGGACAGCGAGGGCCCGACCTTCCAGGCCCTGATCAAGGAGTTCCAGGCGCAGTACCCGAACATCAAGGTCAACTACGTCAACGTCCCCTTCGAACAGGCGCAGAACCAGTTCCAGACGGCCGCCCAGGCCGGCACCGGCGCGCCCGACGTCATCAGGGCCGAGGTCGCCTGGACGCCGCAGTTCGCCTCGCTCGGCTACCTCCAGCCGCTGGACGGGACCCGCGCCCTCGCGGGTGACGAGGACGACTTCCTCCCCGGCCCGCGCAGCAGCACGCAGTACAACGGCAAGACCTGGGCGGTGCCGCAGGTCACCGACTCCCTCGCGCTCCTGTACAACAAGAGGCTGCTGGCCGAGGCCGGGTACGAGAAGCCGCCGGCGACGATGGAGGAGCTGAAGCAGACGGCCCTCGACGTCAAGGAGAAGACCGGCGTGGACGGGCTGGCGCTCAACGTCGACGCCTACTTCCTGCTGCCGTTCATCTACGGGGAGGGCGGCGACCTCCTCGACGTGCAGAACAAGAAGATCGTTGTCAACTCGCCCGCCAACGTCAAGGCGATCGGCATCGTGGACGACCTGATGAAGTCCGGTGCCGCGGCCAAGCCGGCGATCCAGGACAGCTACGTCAACGCCATGACCGCCTTCAAGGAAGGCAAGGCGGCCATGATCTTCAACGGGCCGTGGGCGCTGTCCGAGCTGTATCAGGGGGCGGAGTTCCAAGACAAGGAGAACCTCGGCATCGCGCCGGTGCCGAAGGGCTCGGTGCAGGCCGGCGCCCCCACCGGCGGGCACAACCTCGCCATCTACGCGGGCTCGCAGAACCTCGACGCGGCTTACGAGTTCGTCCGCTTCATGACCTCCGCGGACGCGATGGCGAAGATGTCGGCGGAGCTGGGGCTGCTGCCGCCGCGCGCGTCGGTGTTCGACAGGCCGGAGGTCAAGGAGAACAAGGACGTCGCCGCGTTCAAGCCGATCATGGAGACCGCGGTGCCGCGGCCGTGGATCCCCGAGGGCGGCCAGCTCTTCCAGCCGCTGCTGGAGGGATACCAGGCGCTCGTGGGCGGCAAGACGACCCCCGAGGAGATGCTGCGGACGGTCGATGAGAAGTACCGCGGCATCTTCAAGGAATGGAGCTGA
- a CDS encoding carbohydrate ABC transporter permease, translated as MELTSLSVSTGRVRGPAGGASAGETTRGGGHAGRLRRALHTHWYAYAMIAPVIIVMGVLIGWPLARGVYLSLTDATEANIGRTIGVNVIPATYEFTGLANYVDILTSGLFWSKLGWTVVWTVACVGLHYSIGLGLAMLLNRKLRFRSVYRVLLILPWAIPAFVAAFIWRYLYNSDYGVFNAMLQAVGLEPIGWLDDPTTARIAVIAVNVWLGVPFMMVAMLGGLQSIPRELHEAAEVDGATPAQRFRHITLPGLRAVSSTVILLGTIWTFNMFPVIYLVTGGGPGSETEILVTYAFREAFTGVRNYSGSAAWGIVILALLVVLALGYRRALRRQGEVW; from the coding sequence ATGGAGCTGACCTCGTTGTCGGTCTCCACGGGACGTGTGCGCGGCCCGGCCGGCGGAGCGTCCGCGGGCGAGACGACCCGCGGCGGTGGGCACGCCGGCCGGCTGCGCCGTGCGCTGCACACTCACTGGTACGCCTACGCCATGATCGCCCCGGTGATCATCGTGATGGGCGTGCTCATCGGCTGGCCGCTGGCCCGCGGCGTCTACCTGTCGCTGACCGACGCCACCGAGGCCAACATCGGCCGCACCATCGGCGTCAACGTCATCCCGGCGACGTACGAGTTCACCGGCCTGGCCAACTACGTCGACATCCTCACCAGCGGGCTGTTCTGGAGCAAGCTCGGCTGGACCGTGGTGTGGACGGTCGCCTGCGTGGGCCTGCACTACTCCATCGGCCTGGGCCTGGCCATGCTGCTGAACCGCAAGCTGCGCTTCCGCTCGGTGTACCGGGTGCTGCTGATCCTGCCCTGGGCGATCCCCGCCTTCGTCGCCGCCTTCATCTGGCGCTACCTCTACAACAGCGACTACGGCGTCTTCAACGCGATGCTCCAGGCCGTGGGGCTGGAGCCGATCGGCTGGCTGGACGACCCGACCACGGCGCGGATCGCGGTGATAGCGGTGAACGTCTGGCTGGGCGTACCGTTCATGATGGTCGCGATGCTGGGCGGCCTGCAGTCGATCCCGCGCGAGCTGCACGAGGCGGCCGAGGTGGACGGCGCCACGCCGGCGCAGCGCTTCCGGCACATCACGCTGCCCGGCCTGCGCGCCGTCTCCAGCACGGTGATCCTGCTGGGCACGATATGGACGTTCAACATGTTCCCGGTGATCTACCTGGTCACCGGCGGCGGTCCGGGCAGCGAGACGGAGATCCTGGTGACCTACGCCTTCCGTGAGGCGTTCACCGGCGTGCGGAACTACTCCGGATCCGCCGCGTGGGGGATCGTCATCCTCGCGCTGCTGGTCGTCCTCGCGCTCGGCTACCGTCGCGCGCTGCGCAGACAGGGGGAGGTCTGGTGA
- a CDS encoding sugar ABC transporter permease: protein MTTTSRTRARTRARGRGERGPLASIALHTTLLLAVAVSLFPVVWLVLTSLKPREGWLSTELELFREPSLENYARVLGETHFPTWMWNSVLVSGLTMILGVFLAATTGYAVSRFRFAGYRSVMWLLLVTQMFPVAILIVPLYNLMAGLGLLNQIPGLVIAYMTVAVPFCAWMMKSYFDTIPREIDQAGMVDGLTPFGTFWRIVLPLAKPGLAVTAFYSFMTAWGEVAFATVFMTQEEKRTLGAGLQQFVGQHWADWGLLTAAAVLIAVPAAVVFLLVQRHLVTGLTAGATKA from the coding sequence GTGACGACGACATCACGGACCCGCGCCCGGACGCGTGCCAGGGGGCGCGGGGAGCGCGGCCCGCTCGCGTCGATCGCGCTGCACACGACGCTGCTGCTCGCCGTCGCCGTGTCGCTCTTCCCGGTCGTCTGGCTGGTGCTGACCTCGCTCAAGCCGCGCGAGGGCTGGCTCTCCACCGAGCTGGAGCTGTTCCGCGAGCCGTCGCTGGAGAACTACGCCAGGGTGCTGGGCGAGACGCACTTCCCGACCTGGATGTGGAACTCGGTGCTGGTCTCGGGGCTCACCATGATCCTCGGCGTGTTCCTCGCCGCCACGACCGGCTACGCGGTCAGCCGCTTCCGCTTCGCGGGCTACCGGTCGGTCATGTGGCTGCTGCTGGTCACCCAGATGTTCCCGGTGGCGATCCTGATCGTCCCGCTCTACAACCTCATGGCCGGGCTGGGCCTGCTGAATCAGATCCCCGGGCTGGTCATCGCGTACATGACGGTGGCCGTGCCGTTCTGCGCCTGGATGATGAAGAGCTACTTCGACACGATCCCCCGGGAGATCGACCAGGCGGGAATGGTGGACGGTCTGACGCCGTTCGGCACGTTCTGGCGGATCGTCCTCCCGCTGGCCAAGCCGGGACTGGCGGTCACGGCGTTCTACTCGTTCATGACCGCGTGGGGTGAGGTCGCCTTCGCCACCGTGTTCATGACCCAGGAGGAGAAGCGCACCCTCGGCGCGGGACTGCAGCAGTTCGTCGGCCAGCACTGGGCGGACTGGGGCCTGCTGACCGCCGCCGCGGTGCTGATCGCGGTGCCCGCGGCGGTGGTCTTCCTTCTGGTGCAGCGTCACCTGGTGACGGGACTCACGGCGGGAGCCACCAAGGCGTAG